One window of the Campylobacter concisus genome contains the following:
- a CDS encoding TlpA family protein disulfide reductase, with product MTLKRAIITSLCIFAFFGCGDENKQKKEQNTSEQTQGKILDKNASKDENLSKDSLTPKISENAQENEIKEVNLKLLSGATMQITKRSNGFDVKDGKKATLYVFFATWCPPCKAEIPHLNNLSEKFKNELDIVGVLLEDKSEDEVKDFAQKYKIKYEVAVGEGNFLFEKAMGGIKGLPASALFKANGDYVQGYIGLVPEEMLENDINRATK from the coding sequence ATGACATTAAAACGAGCAATTATAACATCACTTTGCATTTTTGCATTTTTTGGATGCGGCGACGAGAACAAGCAAAAAAAAGAGCAAAATACAAGCGAACAAACGCAAGGCAAAATTTTAGATAAAAATGCCAGCAAAGATGAAAATTTAAGCAAAGACTCACTCACTCCAAAAATAAGTGAAAATGCCCAAGAAAACGAGATAAAAGAGGTAAATCTAAAGCTGCTAAGTGGAGCAACTATGCAGATTACAAAAAGAAGCAATGGCTTTGATGTAAAAGATGGCAAAAAAGCAACTCTTTACGTATTTTTTGCCACTTGGTGCCCTCCTTGCAAGGCTGAGATCCCACACCTAAACAACCTAAGCGAGAAATTTAAGAACGAGCTAGATATCGTTGGTGTGCTACTTGAAGACAAAAGTGAAGATGAAGTAAAAGATTTTGCTCAAAAATATAAAATAAAATACGAAGTCGCGGTTGGCGAGGGAAATTTTTTATTTGAAAAAGCGATGGGCGGCATAAAAGGCTTGCCTGCGTCAGCACTTTTTAAAGCAAATGGTGACTACGTTCAAGGCTACATCGGTCTTGTGCCTGAAGAGATGCTTGAAAACGACATAAATAGGGCCACAAAATAA
- the ftsY gene encoding signal recognition particle-docking protein FtsY, protein MLDFLKKGLEKTFGAISSAKKSKKIDKESLEEILLEADVAYEIVEEILYYLPPQDEVSRADLRRVMSSYFIYENERVIEPDKPFVDLILGVNGAGKTTTIAKLANLYKNNGKSVILGACDTFRAGAIEQLRQWSIRLNVPIVATQQGHDPSAVAYDTISSALAKGIDRVILDTAGRLQNQTNLANELDKIVRISKKAYEKAPHRKILILDGTQGNAGVAQAKAFNEIVSLDGVIITKLDGTAKGGALFGVARELELPIFYIGVGESMDDIIKFNPDEFLDELMDAIFE, encoded by the coding sequence ATGCTTGATTTTCTAAAAAAAGGCCTTGAGAAGACTTTTGGAGCGATAAGCTCAGCTAAGAAGTCAAAAAAAATAGACAAAGAGAGCTTAGAAGAAATTTTACTTGAAGCTGACGTAGCCTATGAGATCGTGGAAGAAATTTTATACTACTTACCGCCACAAGATGAAGTAAGTAGAGCCGATCTTAGGCGCGTTATGAGCAGCTATTTTATCTACGAAAATGAGCGTGTGATCGAGCCAGATAAGCCATTTGTCGATCTCATCCTTGGCGTAAATGGTGCTGGTAAGACGACAACGATCGCAAAGCTTGCAAATTTATATAAAAATAATGGCAAAAGCGTCATTTTAGGCGCTTGTGATACATTTAGAGCTGGGGCGATCGAACAGCTACGCCAATGGTCGATCAGACTAAATGTGCCAATAGTCGCCACCCAGCAAGGGCATGATCCTTCAGCTGTGGCTTACGACACGATCAGCTCGGCTCTTGCAAAAGGCATCGACCGCGTCATCTTAGACACGGCTGGCAGGCTTCAAAACCAGACAAATTTAGCAAACGAACTTGATAAGATCGTTCGTATCAGCAAAAAAGCCTACGAAAAGGCGCCTCACCGCAAGATCCTCATACTTGATGGCACGCAGGGCAACGCTGGCGTCGCGCAGGCAAAGGCATTTAACGAGATCGTCTCGCTTGATGGCGTCATCATCACAAAGCTTGACGGCACCGCAAAGGGCGGAGCACTATTTGGCGTAGCAAGAGAGCTTGAGCTACCTATATTTTATATAGGCGTTGGTGAGAGCATGGATGATATCATCAAATTTAACCCAGACGAGTTTTTAGACGAGCTAATGGACGCTATTTTTGAGTAG
- a CDS encoding VanZ family protein, with amino-acid sequence MSRVKILSRFCFFATLLAIDFLAFTPKSPAIIENSWDKANHFLAFFVLYILLYLGYEFKILKNLALLLAFGVQIELVQAFLPNRSFSLLDIVADMIGTAFGVIVVEILKRIYYGKSKASF; translated from the coding sequence TTGAGTAGAGTAAAAATTCTAAGCCGTTTTTGTTTTTTTGCCACTCTTTTGGCGATCGATTTTCTTGCATTCACTCCAAAAAGTCCTGCGATCATCGAAAATTCGTGGGACAAAGCAAACCATTTTTTAGCTTTTTTCGTCCTTTATATACTGCTCTACCTTGGCTATGAGTTTAAAATTTTAAAAAATTTAGCCCTACTTTTAGCCTTCGGCGTGCAAATAGAGCTCGTTCAGGCATTTTTACCAAACAGGAGCTTTAGCCTGCTTGACATCGTGGCTGACATGATCGGAACGGCTTTTGGAGTGATAGTAGTTGAAATTTTAAAAAGGATATATTATGGCAAAAGCAAAGCCAGTTTTTGA
- the radA gene encoding DNA repair protein RadA: MAKAKPVFECQACGNQQAKWLGKCPQCGAWDSFVELSQQEIKISKEIAKSTGVASKAISIDEVEIQNFTRFSTKDSELDLVLGGGVVEGSLVLIGGSPGIGKSTLLLKIGSNLAKDGKKTLYVSGEESQSQIKMRADRLNAVDKNLYLLTEICLEDILLEVQKSDYKVLVIDSIQTLYSQNISSAPGSITQVREITFELMRLAKSQNICVFIIGHITKEGSIAGPRVLEHMVDVVLYFEGDASRELRILRGFKNRFGSTSEVGIFEMSQHGLVSANEVSSKFFTRGGAMSGSAITIIMEGSRALSIEIQALVCESAYPKRSSTGFERNRLDMLLALLERKLEIPLGHYDVFINISGGVKISETAADLAVIAAIISSFKNRPISKDSVFIGELSLNGEIREIFNLDQRLKEAKMQKFKNAIIPNKPLDTQGLKCFYAKDITQVLEWM, translated from the coding sequence ATGGCAAAAGCAAAGCCAGTTTTTGAGTGTCAAGCCTGCGGTAATCAGCAGGCAAAGTGGCTGGGTAAATGCCCACAATGTGGGGCTTGGGATAGCTTTGTCGAGCTTAGCCAGCAAGAGATAAAGATAAGCAAAGAGATAGCAAAAAGCACCGGAGTAGCCAGCAAAGCCATAAGTATAGACGAAGTTGAAATTCAAAATTTCACGAGATTTAGCACCAAAGATAGCGAGCTAGACCTTGTTCTTGGTGGTGGCGTGGTTGAGGGCTCACTAGTTTTAATAGGTGGCAGTCCGGGCATCGGTAAATCAACCTTGCTTCTAAAAATTGGCTCAAATTTAGCAAAAGACGGTAAAAAAACACTCTATGTAAGCGGCGAAGAGAGCCAAAGCCAGATAAAAATGAGAGCTGATAGGCTAAATGCGGTGGATAAAAATTTATACCTGCTAACTGAAATTTGCCTAGAAGATATCTTGCTTGAAGTGCAAAAGAGCGATTATAAAGTACTCGTGATCGACTCCATACAAACGCTTTATAGCCAAAATATAAGCTCCGCTCCAGGCTCGATCACACAGGTTCGCGAGATCACATTTGAGCTAATGAGGCTAGCAAAGAGCCAAAATATCTGCGTTTTCATCATCGGACATATCACCAAAGAAGGTTCGATCGCAGGGCCCAGAGTGCTTGAACACATGGTCGATGTGGTGCTTTATTTCGAGGGCGATGCGAGCAGAGAGTTAAGAATTTTACGTGGGTTCAAAAACCGCTTTGGCTCGACAAGCGAGGTTGGTATATTTGAGATGAGCCAGCACGGACTGGTAAGTGCAAACGAGGTATCTAGTAAATTTTTCACACGTGGCGGAGCGATGAGTGGCAGTGCGATCACCATCATAATGGAAGGTTCAAGAGCGCTTAGCATCGAAATTCAGGCACTTGTTTGCGAAAGCGCCTACCCAAAACGAAGCTCGACTGGCTTTGAGAGAAACCGCCTAGATATGCTGCTAGCACTTCTTGAGCGCAAGCTTGAAATTCCACTTGGGCACTACGACGTCTTTATAAACATTTCAGGTGGCGTTAAGATAAGCGAGACTGCGGCCGATCTAGCCGTCATAGCAGCGATAATCAGTAGCTTCAAAAACCGCCCTATTAGCAAGGATAGTGTATTCATCGGTGAGCTAAGCCTAAACGGCGAAATAAGAGAAATTTTCAACCTAGATCAGCGCCTAAAAGAGGCAAAAATGCAGAAATTTAAAAATGCTATCATCCCAAACAAGCCGCTTGACACGCAAGGGTTAAAATGCTTTTACGCCAAAGATATCACACAAGTGCTTGAATGGATGTAA
- a CDS encoding polyribonucleotide nucleotidyltransferase: MQISNNLPTSNYLSRENIAREMGFKFNDINEILSNDMGYGMSFPKYARLDRKAQAASYDRHIYPLSGFTKGDEAKVTIIGKLRGYDPDFTSEQLSDLKNFINESKGLFVEYIQGQQAKPDNDKPKILRDTPYTVNEFLNEYRGDSDLLFMQNSRTIDLLDSDMSVDEFKEEWAKYALKERFNITLSGEDAKNTVNILKELNEKGVQNIDNLEKEDNAKEKKFTPIQVTKKSHTYKLEADERFKELYKFIKSEFDSGKSMFEILEKVAKLKVDKRA, from the coding sequence ATGCAAATTTCTAATAACCTCCCAACTTCTAACTATCTCTCAAGAGAGAACATAGCAAGAGAGATGGGCTTTAAATTTAATGATATAAACGAGATACTTAGTAACGATATGGGATATGGTATGAGCTTTCCTAAATACGCAAGGCTTGATAGAAAAGCTCAAGCTGCGTCTTATGATAGACATATATATCCACTATCTGGCTTTACAAAGGGAGATGAAGCAAAAGTCACTATCATAGGAAAGCTCAGAGGCTATGATCCTGACTTTACAAGTGAACAGCTATCAGATCTTAAAAATTTCATAAATGAAAGCAAGGGTTTATTTGTAGAGTATATACAAGGTCAGCAAGCAAAACCAGATAATGATAAGCCAAAAATTTTAAGAGATACCCCATATACTGTAAATGAATTTTTAAATGAATATCGTGGCGATAGCGATTTGCTATTTATGCAAAACTCAAGGACTATTGATCTGCTTGATAGCGATATGAGCGTTGATGAGTTTAAAGAGGAGTGGGCTAAATATGCACTAAAAGAGCGGTTTAATATAACTTTATCTGGCGAAGATGCTAAAAATACTGTTAATATATTAAAAGAGCTAAACGAAAAAGGTGTTCAGAATATAGATAATCTTGAAAAAGAAGACAACGCCAAAGAGAAGAAATTTACACCTATACAAGTTACTAAAAAATCTCACACCTATAAGCTTGAAGCCGATGAGAGATTTAAAGAGCTTTATAAATTTATAAAGAGTGAATTTGATAGTGGCAAGAGTATGTTTGAAATTTTAGAAAAAGTGGCAAAGCTTAAAGTGGATAAGAGGGCATAG